In a genomic window of Gloeothece verrucosa PCC 7822:
- a CDS encoding aspartyl/asparaginyl beta-hydroxylase domain-containing protein, whose amino-acid sequence MQQNYSVNQFKNFSELLSIVSQVKKLPPTIINQMRQEIEEADLDWQNSSYSEYISGDFLSISLLSHDGDSANTIIRDCTPKPTAALNQLPETKRFLEQCGLDLMWVRLNLLKSDAFFVEHKDYSELDDKPRLRLHIPIKTNPESYIVLSGYRIHLHENAIWKLNPADAVHGAINNGSYRIHLLLDCYINDNLKALLTSESLNKHSLKELQSPSGKEYEKIMEGALKVYQQGFKKEAEALLLKTFYNFKQPEGTSLDLVMCMYQRLGLHKEADIWRKRKERFLYQESLKNVLTELNQYKNTKLKALQKLN is encoded by the coding sequence ATGCAGCAAAATTATTCTGTCAATCAATTTAAAAATTTCTCCGAACTGCTTTCTATCGTTTCTCAAGTTAAAAAGCTGCCTCCGACGATAATTAACCAGATGAGGCAAGAGATAGAAGAAGCCGATTTAGATTGGCAAAATTCTTCTTATTCAGAATATATTTCCGGGGATTTTCTTTCAATTTCTCTGTTGAGCCATGATGGTGATAGTGCTAATACAATTATTAGAGACTGTACCCCAAAGCCAACTGCTGCGCTAAACCAGTTACCAGAAACGAAAAGATTTTTAGAACAATGTGGCCTAGATTTGATGTGGGTACGATTAAATCTTTTAAAGTCTGATGCTTTTTTTGTGGAACACAAAGATTATTCAGAGCTAGATGATAAACCTCGTCTCCGTCTCCACATACCCATTAAAACGAATCCAGAGTCTTATATTGTTCTGTCTGGATATCGTATCCATTTACACGAAAATGCTATCTGGAAACTTAATCCTGCTGATGCTGTTCATGGTGCTATTAACAATGGAAGTTATAGAATTCATCTGCTTCTTGATTGTTATATAAACGATAATTTAAAAGCTCTGTTAACCTCAGAAAGCCTAAACAAACACTCTCTTAAAGAACTTCAAAGTCCATCTGGCAAGGAATATGAAAAAATAATGGAGGGCGCATTAAAAGTTTATCAACAAGGTTTTAAAAAAGAAGCAGAAGCACTTTTGCTGAAAACTTTTTATAACTTTAAGCAGCCAGAAGGTACTTCGTTGGATTTAGTGATGTGTATGTATCAACGATTGGGTTTACATAAAGAAGCCGATATCTGGCGGAAGCGCAAGGAGCGATTTCTTTATCAAGAATCACTTAAAAATGTTTTAACTGAACTTAACCAGTATAAAAATACTAAGCTGAAAGCTTTACAGAAATTGAATTAA
- a CDS encoding PEP-CTERM sorting domain-containing protein gives MKKYTNALVPLFVGSIVSVFGSVSAASAYTIYNKYTDWQQAVSGSPITFEDFSNRKFWGRKTVLPFSTGIVSTGYDGTLDNVIFGGQAWAVKVAGDLGIDGYIYQGWIEIPNADRTKYPTNFYNSITWTFPTAVQGFFGTFLDTTNGAGLLLTFNYDDKTSESINFLDVVNLVNKDSTRTRSKPGPYTAGDVIFGITTGKRFTSMTFTNSPTPKYYENGFFVDNFSFAAAPLPVLRAANTAKASVPEPLTVLGTATAMVFGAWFKETNSKKISSNLVEDDD, from the coding sequence ATGAAAAAATATACCAACGCATTAGTCCCTCTATTTGTGGGGAGCATTGTTTCAGTTTTCGGAAGCGTTTCGGCAGCATCTGCCTATACGATTTACAATAAATATACCGATTGGCAACAAGCCGTTTCAGGTAGTCCCATTACTTTCGAAGACTTTTCTAACCGAAAATTTTGGGGAAGAAAAACTGTATTACCTTTTTCTACAGGCATTGTATCAACCGGCTATGATGGAACTCTAGATAATGTAATTTTTGGGGGCCAAGCTTGGGCAGTAAAAGTAGCAGGAGATTTAGGAATTGATGGATATATTTATCAAGGTTGGATTGAAATTCCTAACGCTGACAGAACCAAATACCCAACCAACTTTTACAATTCCATTACCTGGACATTTCCTACAGCAGTACAAGGATTTTTTGGGACTTTTCTAGATACAACCAACGGTGCTGGATTATTACTGACTTTCAATTATGACGATAAGACCAGCGAGTCTATTAATTTCTTAGATGTTGTTAACCTGGTTAATAAAGATTCTACAAGAACAAGATCTAAACCAGGCCCCTACACGGCAGGGGATGTAATTTTTGGTATTACCACCGGTAAAAGATTTACCTCTATGACTTTTACCAATTCGCCTACTCCTAAATATTATGAAAATGGCTTTTTTGTTGACAACTTCTCATTTGCAGCCGCTCCACTACCAGTATTAAGAGCCGCTAATACTGCCAAGGCTTCTGTCCCTGAACCTTTAACAGTTTTGGGAACAGCAACCGCTATGGTCTTTGGGGCTTGGTTTAAGGAAACTAACTCGAAAAAAATCTCAAGTAATCTGGTAGAAGATGATGATTAA
- a CDS encoding PEP-CTERM sorting domain-containing protein — MKKYTKVLVPIFVGSIVSVFGSVSAASAYTIYSKYSDWQQAVSGSPISFEDFSNPKFRGRKTVLPFSTGIVSTGYDGTQDNVIFGGNSWAVKVAGDIGVDGNLYQGWTEIPNADRTKYPNDYYNSITWKFPTAVQGFFGTFLDTTDGGGVSVTLNYDDKTSESINFLDVVNLVNKDSTRPRSMPGKYATGDVIFGITTGKSFTSMTFTTAPYANAKNYENGYLIDNFSFAAAPPPVLKATNTAQASVPEPLTVLGTATAMIFGAWFKQTNSKKISSNLVEDDA; from the coding sequence ATGAAAAAATATACCAAAGTATTAGTCCCTATATTTGTGGGGAGCATTGTTTCAGTTTTCGGAAGCGTTTCGGCAGCATCTGCCTATACGATTTACAGTAAATACAGCGATTGGCAACAAGCCGTTTCAGGTAGTCCCATTAGTTTTGAAGATTTTTCTAACCCAAAATTCAGGGGAAGAAAAACCGTATTACCTTTTTCTACAGGCATTGTATCAACCGGCTATGATGGGACTCAAGATAATGTAATTTTTGGGGGGAATTCTTGGGCAGTAAAAGTCGCAGGAGATATAGGAGTTGATGGAAATCTTTATCAAGGTTGGACTGAAATTCCTAACGCTGACAGAACTAAATATCCTAACGATTATTACAATTCCATTACCTGGAAGTTTCCTACAGCAGTACAAGGATTTTTTGGAACTTTTCTAGATACAACCGACGGTGGTGGAGTATCGGTGACTCTAAATTATGACGATAAGACCAGCGAGTCTATTAATTTCTTAGATGTTGTTAACTTGGTTAATAAAGATTCTACAAGACCAAGATCCATGCCAGGCAAATATGCTACCGGGGATGTAATTTTTGGCATTACCACTGGTAAAAGCTTTACCTCTATGACTTTTACCACTGCTCCTTATGCTAATGCTAAAAATTATGAAAATGGCTATTTAATTGACAACTTCTCGTTTGCGGCGGCTCCACCACCAGTATTAAAAGCCACCAATACTGCCCAAGCTTCTGTACCTGAACCTTTAACAGTTTTGGGAACAGCAACCGCTATGATCTTTGGGGCTTGGTTTAAGCAAACTAACTCGAAAAAAATCTCAAGTAATCTGGTAGAAGATGATGCTTAA